TTCCATTCCTCCCTCGGATCAGAGCTTGATGCGGTACTTTTCCTTCAACTCTCTTTGCGTGTCGCGTTCCACGTCGCGCCGGGCAATGTCTTCCCGGCGGTCGTACTGGCGTTTGCCACGTGCAAGGGCAAGTTCGACCTTGGCCCGGCCCTTTTTGAAGTACATCCGTAACGGCACCAGCGTCAGACCTCGTTCCTGTACCTTGCCGGCCAGGCGTCGTATCTCCTGGCGATGGAGAAGCAACTTGCGCGGACGGAGCGGATCATGGTTGTAGACGTTGCCATAATCGTACGGGCTGATGTGTGCCTGGTAGAGCCATACCTCACCGTCCTTTATTGCCGCGTAGCTATCTTTCAGGTTGGCGCGTCCCGCTCGCAGTGATTTGACCTCCGTTCCCTGCAGGGCAATCCCGGCCTCGAAGGTTTCCAGGATGATGTAGTCGTGCCTGGCT
This DNA window, taken from candidate division KSB1 bacterium, encodes the following:
- the smpB gene encoding SsrA-binding protein SmpB; amino-acid sequence: MSEKLITTNRKARHDYIILETFEAGIALQGTEVKSLRAGRANLKDSYAAIKDGEVWLYQAHISPYDYGNVYNHDPLRPRKLLLHRQEIRRLAGKVQERGLTLVPLRMYFKKGRAKVELALARGKRQYDRREDIARRDVERDTQRELKEKYRIKL